A section of the Drosophila subobscura isolate 14011-0131.10 chromosome A, UCBerk_Dsub_1.0, whole genome shotgun sequence genome encodes:
- the LOC117894726 gene encoding NAD-dependent protein deacetylase Sirt2-like: MNLFKIFHTRNLTTGRTLDRLAGVPEDKLVEAHGSFHTNHCIKCQKEYGIAWMKKEIFADRLPKCTACKKIVKPDIVFFGEDLPEKFHKSLDGDFKECDLLIIMGTSPEVHPFAALVQYPGPRCVRLLINRGDVGRPKFTTWMDDQNDDCLRQHPLGTGLDENSESCIDLAEQYSKATFTHLRRGSSV, translated from the exons atgaatttatttaaaatttttcacACTCGAAATCTTACAACTGGCCGCACGCTCGATCGGCTGGCGGGCGTGCCGGAAGACAAGCTGGTCGAGGCCCATGGCAGCTTCCACACCAACCACTGCATTAAGTGCCAAAAGGAATACGGCATTGCCTGGATGAAGAAGGAGATATTCGCTGATCGGCTGCCCAAATGCACGGCAtgcaagaaaattgtgaagcccgatattgttttctttggggAAGACTTGCCCGAAAAGTTCCACAAAAGTTTGGATGGAGACTTCAAGGAGTGCGATCTGCTGATCATCATGGGCACCTCGCCGGAAGTGCATCCGTTTGCAGCTTTGGTGCAGTACCCTGGACCGCGCTGTGTGCGTCTCTTGATCAATCGCGGTGATGTGGGTCGTCCCAAGTTTACCACCTGGATGGATGACCAAAATGACGATTGTCTGCGGCAGCATCCGCTTGGCACTGGGCTCGACGAGAACAGCGAGTCATGTATTGACTTGGCGGAGCAGTATTCAAAGGCGACTTTCACCCACCTACGTCGAGGCTCTTCAG TGTGA
- the LOC117892991 gene encoding chromodomain-helicase-DNA-binding protein Mi-2 homolog — protein sequence MGWSSISTKFRWSSQKRSGTHVLRWLHCSCGQAIDTILADEMGLGKTIQTVAFLYSLYKEGHCRGPFLSFQEGAIRGSKVSRLRTTQYKFNVLLTSYELISMDAACLGSIVWAFLNLLSC from the coding sequence ATGGGGTGGAGCAGTATCAGCACCAAGTTCCGCTGGTCCTCCCAAAAACGCTCCGGAACCCATGTGCTGCGCTGGCTTCACTGCAGCTGTGGCCAGGCCATCGACACCATTCTAGCCGATGAGATGGGCCTCGGCAAGACCATTCAGACTGTGGCCTTTCTCTACTCGCTGTACAAGGAGGGTCACTGCCGTGGGCCGTTTCTGAGCTTCCAGGAGGGAGCCATACGTGGCAGCAAGGTCTCCCGTCTGCGCACCACCCAGTACAAGTTCAACGTGCTGCTGACCAGCTACGAGCTGATATCCATGGATGCCGCTTGCCTGGGCAGCATCGTTTGGGCTTTCCTGAACCTGCTGTCCTGCTGA
- the LOC117894740 gene encoding LOW QUALITY PROTEIN: uncharacterized protein LOC117894740 (The sequence of the model RefSeq protein was modified relative to this genomic sequence to represent the inferred CDS: inserted 1 base in 1 codon), protein MRREGSEMLDSKSDRPSPVSEKKQNKTQDKTILARNRKSLRSYQQSVDTGGAGSDSDERLGGLEEPHTAFDDPSENTEKDFVYSTDNYSEYCSSCGTQRSATSIGTQTEDIKDELYLTNALKKCSFDGGSILXQSVQEEELLSPRKNMNDWNKMPMPDYDLNTEVASDEEAPLSARSRYTVATMASTATSTTSIGSKRREHKLGSRDQLRLPRYLEKMKRESAAALAKQLADAPDPDCPRGHSLLTEQERLGRLNSAQSRYDGLIREVNHMPFTSQSLWVRSRKDEINKELDIVDREIRFYSKPKVYIDSSKSYFK, encoded by the exons ATGCGCCGCGAGGGCTCTGAGATGTTGGATTCGAAATCAGACAGACCTTCACCGGTATCggagaaaaaacagaacaagacCCAGGACAAAACTATTCTGGCACGAAACCGTAAAAGCTTGCGTTCGTATCAACAATCGGTTGATACCGGTGGGGCCGGTTCAGACTCTGACGAACGTCTCGGCGGCTTGGAAGAGCCCCATACTGCCTTTGATGATCCGTCAGAGAATACTGAGAAAGATTTTGTATACTCGACGGACAACTACTCAGAGTACTGCAGTTCTTGCGGCACACAACGAAGCGCCACGAGCATTGGCACACAGACGGAGGACATCAAGGATGAACTTTATCTTACAAATGCCCttaaaaa GTGCAGTTTTGATGGTGGATCCATAC TCCAATCGGTAcaagaggaggagctgctctcGCCTCGCAAAAATATGAATGACTGGAACAAAATGCCAATGCCCGATTATGATCTAAACACTGAAGTTGCTTCGGATGAGGAGGCTCCTCTCAGTGCCCGCAGCCGCTATACAGTGGCCACAATGGCATCAactgccaccagcaccacgTCGATAGGTTCCAAGCGCCGCGAGCACAAGCTTGGCTCACGCGACCAGTTGCGTCTTCCGCGTTACTTGGAGAAGATGAAGCGTGAAAGCGCCGCCGCTTTGGCCAAACAGCTTGCCGATGCACCAGATCCGGACTGTCCACGCGGTCACAGTCTGCTCACGGAGCAGGAACGTCTAGGCCGCTTGAATAGCGCCCAAAGCCGCTATGACGGTCTCATTCGTGAGGTAAATCACATGCCCTTCACCTCACAGAGTCTGTGGGTGCGCAGTCGAAAGGACGAAATCAACAAAGAGCTGGACATAGTCGATAGGGAAATCCGTTTCTACTCGAAGCCCAAAGTCTATATCGACTCCAGCAAATCATATTTCAAGTAA
- the LOC117892981 gene encoding NAD-dependent protein deacetylase Sirt2-like, protein MNLFKIVHTRNLTTGRTLDRLAGVPEDKLVEAHGSFHTNHCIKCQKEYGIAWMKKEIFADRLPKCTACKKIVKPDIVFFGEDLPEKFHKSLDGDFKECDLLIIMGTSPEVHPFAALVQYPGPRCVRLLINRDAVGRPKFTT, encoded by the coding sequence atgaatttatttaaaattgttcacACTCGAAATCTTACAACTGGCCGCACGCTCGATCGGCTGGCGGGCGTGCCGGAAGACAAGCTGGTCGAGGCCCATGGCAGCTTCCACACCAACCACTGCATTAAGTGCCAAAAGGAATACGGCATTGCCTGGATGAAGAAGGAGATATTCGCTGATCGGCTGCCCAAATGCACGGCAtgcaagaaaattgtgaagcccgatattgttttctttggggAAGACTTGCCCGAAAAGTTCCACAAAAGTTTGGATGGAGACTTCAAGGAGTGCGATCTGCTGATCATCATGGGCACCTCGCCGGAAGTGCATCCGTTTGCAGCTTTGGTGCAGTACCCTGGACCGCGCTGTGTGCGTCTCTTGATCAATCGCGATGCCGTGGGTCGTCCCAAGTTTACCACCTGA
- the LOC117894753 gene encoding NAD-dependent protein deacetylase Sirt2-like translates to MNLFKIVHTRNLTTGRTLDRLAGVPEDKLVEAHGSFHTNHCIKCQKEYGIAWMKKEIFADRLPKCTACKKIVKPDIVFFGEDLPEKFHKSLDGDFKECDLLIIMGTSPEVHPFAALVQYPDRAVCVSLINRDAVGRPKFTT, encoded by the coding sequence atgaatttatttaaaattgttcacACTCGAAATCTTACAACTGGCCGCACGCTCGATCGGCTGGCGGGCGTGCCGGAAGACAAGCTGGTCGAGGCCCATGGCAGCTTCCACACCAACCACTGCATTAAGTGCCAAAAGGAATACGGCATTGCCTGGATGAAGAAGGAGATATTCGCTGATCGGCTGCCCAAATGCACGGCAtgcaagaaaattgtgaagcccgatattgttttctttggggAAGACTTGCCCGAAAAGTTCCACAAAAGTTTGGATGGAGACTTCAAGGAGTGCGATCTGCTGATCATCATGGGCACCTCGCCGGAAGTGCATCCGTTTGCAGCTTTGGTGCAGTACCCTGACCGCGCTGTGTGCGTCTCTTTGATCAATCGCGATGCCGTGGGTCGTCCCAAGTTTACCACCTGA
- the LOC117894762 gene encoding NAD-dependent protein deacetylase Sirt2-like: MYLFKIFHTRNLTTGRTLDRLAGVPEDKLVEAHGSFHTNHCIKCQKEYGIAWMKKEIFADRLPKCTACKKIVKPDIVFFGEDLPEKFHKSLDGDFKECDLLIIMGTSPEVHPFAALVQYPGPRCVRLLINRGDVGRPKFTTWMDDQNDDCLRQHPLGTGLDENSESCIDLAEQYSKATFTHLRRGSSV, encoded by the exons atgtatttatttaaaatttttcacACTCGAAATCTTACAACTGGCCGCACGCTCGATCGGCTGGCGGGCGTGCCGGAAGACAAGCTGGTCGAGGCCCATGGCAGCTTCCACACCAACCACTGCATTAAGTGCCAAAAGGAATACGGCATTGCCTGGATGAAGAAGGAGATATTCGCTGATCGGCTGCCCAAATGCACGGCAtgcaagaaaattgtgaagcccgatattgttttctttggggAAGACTTGCCCGAAAAGTTCCACAAAAGTTTGGATGGAGACTTCAAGGAGTGCGATCTGCTGATCATCATGGGCACCTCGCCGGAAGTGCATCCGTTTGCAGCTTTGGTGCAGTACCCTGGACCGCGCTGTGTGCGTCTCTTGATCAATCGCGGTGATGTGGGTCGTCCCAAGTTTACCACCTGGATGGATGACCAAAATGACGATTGTCTGCGGCAGCATCCGCTTGGCACTGGGCTCGACGAGAACAGCGAGTCATGTATTGACTTGGCGGAGCAGTATTCAAAGGCGACTTTCACCCACCTACGTCGAGGCTCTTCAG TGTGA
- the LOC117894786 gene encoding extensin, protein MKLSSSSRSIRLLLAIALTIAMGSAEAGRLRLRHSSRQFAPTTATATVTATDKAPAPAPTTTDSEVAAGETSVVVVQPAEESSEAPASEAAADLTTGKHKRGILHGHHGHALHPAAAAAWPARTYAAHYGYSFQLPGASSFLAAGPAAIAAPAHVPIGAHRHGFVKFGAVSPLHHGLHLKPLSLAGAATGPGLAAAFLPGAGSLAPALPTGVAAVAPPSYVLRPGNAVVSSYSVNYPQQHLHKPQVVFSAGARPVHGHVHAVQPTYVQALAPAPAPAVPVQPVQPVQSFQPIQPVQHYQPLQPVHPVQPVQHFHAVQPVQHPSVTFGLPSPVPVPAEQPNISFIPHFSGGPPQPQGFPAVPTFSFQPAQPAQPAQPAQPAQPAAPAPEAPEIPDIPQIPAIPQIPAIPQIPAIPQIPAIPQIPSIPQFPVSPQFPGIPTFQGFPQFTGFPQVPQFPQAPTAPQAPPNSQFFPTSVQPPLPQQPPTFIQTEAQFPGGIVPLPGSSPVLPETGTAIASPQIPPQAPEQPEPEQSPPPPLPTVRPTHQQPQPQYPQQPQQPQQPQQPWKPVFYQPPTDSANRPSITLLPPYGSGAPAEGYLPPVGSQPSAFSSSSGGVGSQGGIFDQLSDAELEHIFAQANLAQQQHHARSRTNAYQHY, encoded by the exons ATGAAGCTCTCTTCCAGCTCGAGGAGcattcgcctgctgctggccatcgcTCTAACCATTGCCATGGGCTCGGCCGAGGCGGGTCGTCTGCGCCTGCGCCACTCCAGCCGCCAGTTTGCgcccaccacagccacagcgacagtAACAGCCACAGATAAAGCTCCCGCTCCCGCCCCCACCACAACCGACAGTGAAGTGGCCGCTGGGGAGACctcggtggtggtggtgcagccGGCGGAGGAGAGCAGTGAGGCACCTGCCAGTGAGGCTGCCGCCGATCTGACTACCGGCAAGCACAAGCGGGGCATCTTGCATGGCCACCATGGCCACGCCCTGcatcccgctgccgctgccgcctggcCGGCACGCACCTATGCCGCCCACTATGGTTACAGCTTCCAGCTGCCCGGCGCCAGCAGCTTCCTGGCCGCAGGCCCCGCCGCCATTGCCGCACCCGCCCATGTTCCCATCGGAGCGCATCGTCATGGGTTCGTGAAATTCGGCGCCGTCTCCCCGCTGCATCACGGGCTGCACCTCAAGCCGCTCTCGCTGGCCGGAGCAGCCACTGGTCCAGGGCTGGCAGCTGCCTTCCTGCCCGGTGCTGGATCCCTGGCACCTGCGCTGCCCACGGGAGTCGCCGCCGTGGCACCGCCCTCGTATGTGCTGCGTCCCGGCAATGCCGTCGTCTCCTCCTACAGCGTCAACTatccgcagcagcatctgcacaAGCCCCAAGTGGTGTTCTCTGCCGGCGCCAGGCCAGTGCATGGCCATGTTCATGCCGTGCAG CCCACTTATGTGCAGGCCCTGGCCCCTGCTCCAGCACCGGCAGTGCCTGTTCAACCCGTTCAACCTGTTCAGTCGTTCCAACCCATTCAACCGGTGCAGCATTACCAGCCCTTGCAGCCAGTGCATCCCGTGCAGCCCGTGCAGCACTTCCATGCTGTGCAGCCTGTGCAGCATCCATCGGTGACCTTTGGTCTGCCCTCTCccgttccagttccagctgaACAGCCAAACATTTCCTTCATTCCGCATTTCTCGGGGGGACCGCCACAACCGCAGGGATTTCCAGCTGTTCCGACCTTCTCCTTCCAGCCCGCTCAGCCTGCTCAGCCGGCGCAGCCTGCCCAACCGGCCCAACCAGCGGCGCCAGCACCAGAGGCGCCAGAGATCCCTGACATTCCGCAGATCCCTGCCATCCCCCAGATCCCTGCCATTCCACAGATCCCTGCCATTCCACAGATCCCTGCCATTCCGCAGATCCCGTCCATTCCACAGTTCCCAGTGAGCCCACAGTTTCCGGGCATTCCCACGTTCCAGGGCTTTCCCCAGTTCACCGGCTTCCCGCAGGTGCCACAATTTCCACAAGCACCAACGGCACCCCAGGCACCGCCCAACAGCCAATTCTTTCCCACGTCCGTGCAGCCACCGCTGCCCCAGCAGCCACCCACGTTCATCCAGACGGAGGCGCAGTTCCCGGGCGGAATAGTACCGCTGCCGGGCTCGAGTCCAGTGCTTCCCGAAACTGGCACAGCCATAGCCTCGCCCCAGATACCTCCCCAGGCGccagagcagccagagcccgagcagtcgccaccaccaccgctgcCCACAGTGCGTCCCACacatcagcagccacagcctcagtacccacagcagcctcagcagccacagcagccgcaacagccaTGGAAGCCGGTCTTCTATCAGCCGCCAACAGACTCCGCCAACCGTCCATCGATCACACTGCTGCCGCCCTACGGCAGTGGCGCACCGGCAGAGG GCTATCTGCCGCCCGTCGGCTCACAGCCATCGGCTTTCAGTTCCTCCAGCGGCGGTGTCGGCAGCCAGGGTGGCATCTTCGATCAGCTAAGCGACGCGGAGCTGGAGCACATCTTTGCCCAGGCCAAtcttgcgcagcagcagcaccacgccCGCTCCCGCACCAACGCCTATCAGCACTACTGA
- the LOC117892959 gene encoding 2-methoxy-6-polyprenyl-1,4-benzoquinol methylase, mitochondrial, with the protein MQSNQSTRLLSLARHLLRRTAAQASQQAAGATGAAATGAGESGSAEQTTHFGYQTVKASEKEQKVHEVFEQVANSYDMMNDAMSLGIHRVWKDMFVERLGPTHGMRLLDMAGGTGDITFRYLKYLANQANPQQRSSHVTVSDINQHMLDVGRERARRLGLTAESLPNSTIAWQCADAECLPFEDASFNAYTIAFGIRNCTHVDKVLSEAYRVLQPGGRFMCLEFSHLTNETMQWLYDQYSFQVIPPMGQLLAGQWQAYQYLVESIRRFPKQEHFKQMIEQAGFDLVSYENLTFGIVSIHSGFKL; encoded by the exons atgcaaagcaaTCAAAGCACACGACTGCTGTCGCTGGCCAGGCATCTGCTGAGGCGGACAGCAGCGCAGGCTTCGCAGCAAGCggcaggagcaacaggagcggcagcaacaggagctgGAGAATCAGGCAGTGCCGAGCAGACCACTCACTTTGGCTACCAAACGGTAAAGGCGAGCGAAAAGGAACAGAAAG TCCATGAGGTGTTCGAGCAGGTGGCCAACTCGTACGACATGATGAATGACGCCATGTCCCTGGGCATACATCGCGTGTGGAAGGACATGTTTGTGGAGCGACTGGGGCCTACGCATGGCATGCGACTGCTGGACATGGCCGGCGGCACCGGCGACATCACATTTCGCTACCTGAAGTATCTGGCCAATCAGGCGAATCCCCAGCAGCGATCCAGCCACGTGACCGTCTCGGACATCAACCAGCACATGCTCGATGTGGGAAGGGAGCGGGCCCGCCGCCTCGGCCTCACCGCAGAAAGCTTGCCCAACTCAACGATTGCCTGGCAGTGCGCCGATGCCGAGTGCCTGCCCTTCGAGGATGCCAGCTTCAATGCCTACACAATTGCCTTTGGCATACGGAACTGTACGCATGTGGATAAG GTGCTGAGCGAGGCCTATCGAGTGCTGCAGCCGGGCGGACGATTTATGTGCCTGGAGTTCAGTCATCTGACAAACGAGACGATGCAGTGGCTGTACGACCAGTACTCGTTCCAGGTGATACCGCCGATGGGACAGCTGCTGGCCGGACAGTGGCAGGCCTACCAGTATCTGGTGGAGAGCATTCGTCGCTTCCCCAAGCAGGAGCACTTCAAGCAGATGATCGAGCAGGCCGGCTTCGATTTGGTGTCCTACGAGAATCTAACCTTTGGCATCGTCAGCATACACTCTGGCTTCAAGCTGTGA
- the LOC117894814 gene encoding GTP-binding nuclear protein Ran-like: MISVKVVGRQQQVPTYKCVLIGHEGCGKSSLVKRHSTGAFVQQYVPTRGLVVTNLQFNTNRGPICFETWEAELGEYEKSSISFFRDLKCAILMFDVGLRDPLINFDTYYSLFKRVPSYALKTICGNKTDIRMSNKNPLRLTVFSFTKMSVKANSNIDKPFVYFARRLLKDRTLEFIPKTDMLPAQVKLSDQDLLHRRELASKALANEKEKANDR, translated from the coding sequence ATGATTAGTGTAAAAGTGGTTGGCCGGCAGCAGCAAGTTCCAACATATAAATGCGTACTTATCGGCCATGAGGGATGTGGAAAGTCTTCCCTCGTCAAGCGCCACTCGACGGGTGCCTTCGTGCAGCAGTACGTTCCCACACGCGGACTCGTGGTGACTAATCTCCAGTTCAACACAAACCGCGGCCCCATTTGCTTTGAAACGTGGGAGGCGGAGTTGGGGGAGTATGAGAAGAGTTCAATTTCGTTCTTCAGGGACCTCAAGTGTGCCATCCTAATGTTCGACGTCGGCCTAAGGGATCCCTTGATTAACTTTGACACATACTACTCGCTGTTCAAGCGGGTGCCTTCGTACGCTCTGAAAACGATTTGTGGCAACAAGACCGACATTCGCATGTCCAACAAGAACCCGCTACGATTGACCGTTTTCAGTTTCACAAAAATGTCTGTTAAAGCGAACTCGAACATTGACAAGCCTTTTGTGTACTTTGCCCGCAGACTGCTCAAGGACCGAACGCTGGAGTTCATCCCGAAGACAGATATGTTGCCGGCACAAGTGAAGCTCAGTGACCAGGACTTGCTACACAGAAGGGAGTTGGCTTCGAAGGCCTTggcaaacgaaaaagaaaaagctaaTGACCGCTAA